A single Lactuca sativa cultivar Salinas chromosome 8, Lsat_Salinas_v11, whole genome shotgun sequence DNA region contains:
- the LOC111897081 gene encoding uncharacterized protein LOC111897081 yields MNVLSLNVRGIGEAHKQSWVKNLCFAHRISLACLQESQLGLVSSLHLNIRNCWASNNLGYEIIEASGRSGGIITIWDDGVFMFTDSIKARHFLIVFGRCVGKNTDIAIVNVYAPQGTVDKRKLWEDLAQIKANRVAMWIFTGDFNTVRNKEERINSRFCHVFADDFNHFIYSNALTDLRMGGSKFTYFKPEDGGKLSKLDRFLVCDKFMDSFPGSAVTTLPRDLSDHCPIVMKTDCEDFGPRPFKFFNSWMYRTGFNEVVLRAWTKFRGYGYVDSFLATKLRLLKAEIKKWRDLNFDKENGELIDCRKKSITN; encoded by the coding sequence ATGAATGTGTTGTCGCTAAACGTAAGGGGGATCGGTGAGGCACATAAACAATCATGGGTGAAGAATTTATGCTTTGCACATCGAATCTCGCTTGCTTGTCTTCAGGAATCTCAGCTGGGGTTAGTTTCTTCACTTCATCTAAACATTAGAAATTGTTGGGCAAGCAACAATTTGGGATATGAAATAATTGAAGCATCGGGTAGGTCTGGAGGGATAATTACAATTTGGGATGATGGAGTCTTCATGTTCACGGACTCTATTAAGGCAAGACATTTCCTGATTGTGTTTGGGAGATGTGTGGGTAAAAACACGGATATAGCAATAGTAAATGTGTACGCTCCACAGGGGACGGTGGATAAGAGGAAATTGTGGGAAGATCTAGCTCAAATAAAAGCTAATAGAGTGGCGATGTGGATTTTTACCGGTGATTTTAACACTGTGAGGAACAAAGAGGAAAGGATAAATTCGAGATTTTGCCATGTCTTTGCAGATGATTTCAATCACTTCATCTATTCTAACGCATTAACTGATCTAAGAATGGGAGGTTCAAAATTCACTTACTTTAAGCCGGAAGACGGGGGGAAATTAAGCAAATTAGACAGGTTTCTCGTCTGTGATAAATTTATGGACTCCTTTCCTGGAAGTGCGGTGACAACCCTCCCTAGGGACTTGTCGGATCACTGCCCAATTGTGATGAAAACAGATTGTGAGGACTTTGGCCCGAGACCATTTAAATTTTTTAACTCTTGGATGTACCGTACAGGGTTCAACGAGGTGGTATTGAGGGCATGGACAAAATTCAGAGGATATGGATACGTTGACTCTTTTCTGGCGACTAAGCTTCGACTTTTGAAAGCTGAAATAAAGAAATGGCGTGATTTAAATTTCGATAAAGAAAATGGGGAACTGATTGACTGCAGGAAAAAAAGTATTACAAATTGA